Proteins from a genomic interval of Phlebotomus papatasi isolate M1 chromosome 3, Ppap_2.1, whole genome shotgun sequence:
- the LOC129806879 gene encoding phospholipid-transporting ATPase ABCA3 isoform X2 — protein sequence MENTGPRNWSKFSLLMWKNMLLMWRHKFNTILEILLPVLMASLLVVIRSLSEPETYPEPLRYQKLPLDYMEAFRPIKISSEIEELITRFLTANIKSKKFKKYNASDFIDLVDWRLAYSPSPSPMDALMGDVSQFLNVSLTPLDSAESLSDLMQNAPRPRPYAGIVFPDEAVSWGGLPDHLDFTIRFPAELRSRTNADDVLNGNWMTGRLFPEFQSIGPRHRNASNGGIPPGYYQEGFSGLQHAISIKFIERKKTNPNTIIPEIFLQRFPYPAFTRDVLLEVITLIIPFMILASFIIPCMNNVKYITVEKEKQLKEVMKIMGLSNWLHWTAWFCKIMIFLMISITMITILLKVSWYPDTYIAVFTHTQWTILWFYLFIYSIATAMFCFMMSTFFSKANTAAAVAGLIFFIFYVPFTFTEQNYDMLSLAQKMLVSIFHNTAMSFGFLLMMKFEGTMEGLRWSNLFTPVTIDDDFTVGHTMIMMIISSFIYLGIALYVEKVFPGEFGVPSKWYFLFTKKFWMGEESYHGVEDVVTAQNSKFIEPNPVRKHAGIQVKGLRKVFGNKKVALQGLTMSMFDDEITVLLGHNGAGKTTCMSMLTGMFPPTSGTAIINGHDIRMDIEQVRNSLGLCPQHNILFDSLTVREHIVFYSRLKGLDKKEVDAEVKKYVNILELENKINAMAKTLSGGMKRKLSVGMALCGGSKVVLCDEPTSGMDPSARRALWDLLQEEKKGRTILLSTHFMDEADILGDRIGILYDGELKCYGSSFFLKKTFGMGYHLICVKGPYCNTNEITNLLDRYVPGITVENDIGTELSYQLPDSAAKKFQPMLKDLEEHSGKLGIASYGISLTTLDEVFMRVGSDYNASNVENHETNGHTRFLDPNNDSAASLYSRNSHLLNGGPLAINQLRAMFMKKIFYTIRNWILFLLQAIIPLCFLVMSVLIARTFAVNWVLPPKTMSFEPYVNNPVTIVQRNYFVGPDSELAIEIFNQYVGLFEDPPTERTLIQTDQDMELKALEEAERNIVAFNSRNIVGATISGNEIIAWFNNQPLHTVPLSMDVVYNAVLRATCGSQCGITVTNHPIPFTYESRLIILSVGNNMGFQLAVNITFAMAFVASFFIMFYIKERISRAKLLQFVSGVNVYIFWFTSLIWDYFIFLITACLMIATLAAFQEEGWATGPELGRVYLLLAFFGFAVLPIIYLFSFIFKIASSGFTNAAMLGIFTGVAFFNVVFVLRIESLELTHVADGMTWAFLLFPHFALSNGLSNLNVLNTMIPFCNSIPSCNWPSEQCCFPGVPTACCVNGYFDFQDPGIGRDLTYMALVGVIMFVVLLLKETRVLEGIFYRGKKVLMNPIPETEEEGGLLDDDVRVEKERVREMSLTDIEKHNLVLKDMTKYYGKFLAVNQLCVGVESGTCFGLLGVNGAGKTSTFKMLTGDEIISSGEAWVRGISIKSDMKSVHQIIGYCPQFDALLDDLTGRETMQIFCLLRGIPNHQIHGLSVHLARELNFMQHIDKKVKEYSGGNKRKLSTAVSLIGNPSVVYLDEPTTGMDPGAKRHLWNIVCKQRDSGKSIILTSHSMEECEALCSRLAIMVNGEFKCLGSTQHLKNKFSKGYILVIQLKRDFEDSFSVLEEASGSSASSDIDNPEGEIREAIQKIKDYVLRHFTTAILREAHQGRLTYYIPTTNLTWSTMFGLMENAKENLKIESYSLSQTSLEQVFLSFTKKQREESADSS from the exons atggAGAATACTGGTCCAAGGAATTGGAGCAAATTCTCTTTGCTCATGTGGAAGAATATGCTTCTGATGTGGCGACATAAATTCAATACCATCCTGGAAATTCTTCTACCTGTTCTTATGGCCTCACTTTTAGTTGTCATTCGAAGTCTGTCTGAACCTGAAACCTATCCTGAACCTTTGAGATATCAGAAACTTCCATTGGACTACATGGAGGCTTTTAG ACCGATTAAAATTAGTTCTGAAATCGAAGAACTCATCACTAGATTTTTAACTGCTAATATCAAATCGAAGAAGTTTAAGAA ATATAATGCAAGCGATTTTATAGATTTGGTAGACTGGAGGTTGGCCTACTCCCCATCTCCCAGCCCTATGGATGCCCTAATGGGTGATGTAAGTCAATTCTTGAATGTTTCACTGACACCGTTGGATAGTGCTGAATCACTGAGTGACCTTATGCAAAATGCACCACGGCCTAGACCCTATGCTGGAATAGTTTTTCCTGATGAAGCAGTTTCATGGGGTGGTTTGCCTGATCATTTGGATTTTACAATACGTTTCCCTGCGGAATTACGTTCAAGAACAAATGCAGATGATGTTTTGAATGGAAATTGGATGACTGGAAGACTTTTTCCAGAATTTCAGTCAATTGGACCAAGACATAGGAATGCTTCGAATGGTGGAATACCACCGGGATACTACCAGGAAGGATTTTCTGGACTTCAACATGCTATATCTATTAAATTCATCGAACGAAAGAAGACCAATCCTAATACGATTATACCTGAAATTTTTCTTCAACGCTTTCCCTATCCAGCTTTTACGAGGGATGTTTTACTTGAAGTGATTACTTTGATCATACCTTTCATGATTTTGGCCAGTTTTATTATTCCCTGCATGAACAACGTCAAGTATATTACGGTTGAAAAGGAGAAACAACTTAAGGAAGTTATGAAAATTATGGGTTTATCCAATTGGCTTCATTGGACGGCGTGGTTCtgcaaaattatgatttttctcATGATATCAATCACAATGATAACGATTTTGTTGAAGGTATCTTGGTATCCAGATACTTATATTGCCGTTTTTACACATACACAATGGACCATTTTATGGTTCTACCTCTTCATTTACAGCATTGCAACTGCAATGTTCTGCTTCATGATGAGTACATTCTTCTCCAAAGCTAATACAGCTGCTGCTGTAGCTGGTCTTATATTCTTCATCTTTTACGTGCCATTCACCTTCACAGAACAAAATTACGATATGCTAAGCTTGGCACAGAAAATGTTAGTATCCATTTTTCACAATACAGCCATGAGCTTTGGCTTCCTCCTGATGATGAAGTTTGAAGGAACAATGGAGGGCTTAAGATGGAGTAATCTCTTCACACCTGTTACCATTGATGATGATTTTACAGTTGGACATACTATGATCATGATGATTATCAGTTCATTTATCTACTTGGGAATTGCACTCTATGTTGAAAAAGTTTTTCCCGGAGAATTTGGAGTTCCTTCAAAGTGGTACTTTCTGTTTACAAAGAAATTCTGGATGGGTGAAGAAAGTTACCATGGTGTTGAAGATGTAGTTACGGCTCAGAATAGCAAGTTCATCGAACCAAATCCAGTACGCAAGCATGCAGGGATTCAGGTGAAGGGCTTGAGGAAGGTGTTTGGGAACAAGAAAGTAGCTCTACAGGGGCTTACAATGAGTATGTTTGATGATGAGATTACAGTTCTGTTGGGACACAATGGAGCTGGAAAAACGACATGTATGTCAATGTTAACTGGAATGTTCCCACCAACATCGGGTACTGCTATTATTAATGGTCATGATATTCGAATGGATATCGAACAAGTTAGAAATTCTCTAGGTCTCTGTCCTCAACATAATATTCTCTTCGATAGCCTAACCGTGAGGGAACACATTGTATTTTACAGTCGTTTGAAGGGTTTGGATAAGAAGGAAGTTGATGCCGAAGTGAAGAAATATGTGAATATCTtggaattagaaaataaaataaatgcaatGGCCAAAACTCTCTCAGGTGGTATGAAACGAAAATTATCAGTCGGAATGGCCCTGTGTGGAGGGTCAAAGGTGGTACTTTGTGATGAACCTACCTCCGGAATGGATCCGTCTGCTCGAAGAGCCCTTTGGGATCTACTGCAAGAGGAAAAGAAAGGACGTACAATTCTTCTGTCGACGCATTTTATGGATGAAGCTGACATCCTAGGTGACCGTATTGGTATTCTCTACGATGGAGAACTCAAGTGCTACGGATCGTCATTCTTCCTGAAGAAGACTTTCGGAATGGGATATCATTTG ATCTGCGTCAAGGGTCCTTACTGCAACACTAATGAAATCACAAATCTCTTAGATCGCTATGTCCCAGGAATTACAGTTGAAAACGATATTGGTACAGAATTATCCTATCAATTGCCAGATAGTGCAGCCAAAAAGTTTCAGCCTATGCTTAAGGATTTGGAAGAACATTCAGGAAAACTTGGTATTGCAAGCTATGGTATTTCGCTGACGACGCTCGATGAGGTATTCATGAGGGTCGGATCAGACTATAATGCTTCAAATGTGGAGAATCATGAAACCAATGGGCATACGCGTTTTCTGGATCCTAATAATGATTCTGCAGCTTCATTGTATTCTCGCAATAGTCATCTACTTAATGGAGGGCCATTGGCTATCAATCAATTGCGTGCAATGTTCATGAAGAAGATCTTTTATACAATTCGCAACTGGATACTTTTTCTGCTTCAGGCTATCATTCCTCTTTGTTTTCTCGTAATGAGTGTCCTTATTGCAAGGACATTTGCAGTGAATTGGGTTTTGCCACCAAAAACCATGTCCTTTGAACCTTATGTTAACAATCCGGTAACGATAGTACAACGTAATTATTTTGTAGGACCTGACTCGGAGTTAGCAATTGAGATCTTCAATCAATATGTGGGATTGTTTGAAGATCCTCCAACTGAAAGAACGCTTATTCAAACAGATCAAGATATGGAACTTAAAGCCTTGGAAGAGGCAGAGCGAAATATTGTGGCTTTCAACAGTAGAAACATAGTTGGAGCAACAATATCAGGCAACGAAATTATTGCATGGTTCAACAATCAACCTCTACATACGGTACCACTTAGCATGGATGTAGTCTACAATGCTGTGCTGAGAGCAACCTGTGGTTCACAATGTGGAATTACTGTTACAAATCATCCAATTCCCTTCACATACGAATCTAGATTGATTATCCTGAGTGTTGGAAATAACATGGGTTTCCAATTGGCCGTCAATATTACCTTTGCAATGGCTTTCGTTGCGAGCTTCTTCATTATGTTCTATATCAAGGAACGCATATCTCGGGCTAAACTTCTACAGTTTGTATCTGGTGTAAATGTCTACATATTCTGGTTCACTTCCCTAATCTGGGATTACTTTATATTTCTGATAACGGCCTGTTTGATGATAGCTACGCTTGCAGCCTTCCAGGAAGAAGGTTGGGCCACAGGTCCTGAACTAGGACGAGTGTATCTCCTGTTGGCATTCTTTGGATTTGCTGTATTACCAATAATTTACCTCTTCTCATTCATCTTCAAGATAGCCTCTTCGGGTTTTACAAATGCAGCCATGTTGGGTATCTTCACAGGAGTAGCCTTCTTCAATGTTGTATTTGTACTCCGAATCGAATCACTTGAACTAACTCACGTTGCTGACGGAATGACCTGGGCCTTTCTACTATTTCCCCATTTTGCCCTCTCAAATGGACTTAGCAACCTCAATGTCCTAAATACAATGATTCCATTCTGCAATTCAATACCATCTTGCAACTGGCCTTCTGAACAATGTTGTTTCCCAGGAGTACCTACAGCTTGCTGCGTCAATGGATACTTTGACTTTCAAGATCCGGGAATTGGCAGAGATCTCACCTACATGGCTTTAGTGGGTGTTATAATGTTCGTGGTCTTACTGCTGAAAGAGACTAGGGTTTTAGAAGGAATATTTTATCGTGGGAAGAAAGTCCTTATGAATCCAATTCCCGAAACTGAAGAGGAAGGAGGTTTGCTGGATGATGATGTGCGAGTTGAAAAGGAACGTGTTAGAGAAATGAGCCTTACTGATATAGAGAAACACAATCTCGTCTTGAAAGATATGACCAAGTATTACGGGAAATTCTTGGCTGTTAACCAGTTATGCGTGGGCGTAGAATC GGGCACATGCTTCGGACTTCTTGGAGTCAACGGTGCAGGAAAGACCTCAACTTTCAAGATGCTAACTGGGGATGAGATTATATCTTCTGGGGAAGCTTGGGTGCGAGGAATCAGTATTAAAAGTGACATGAAATCCGTCCATCAAATTATCGGCTACTGTCCGCAGTTCGATGCACTCCTTGATGATCTAACTGGTCGAGAGACAATGCAGATATTCTGCCTTTTGAGAGGAATTCCAAATCATCAGATACATGGACTCAGTGTTCATCTGGCTAGGGAGCTAAACTTCATGCAACACATAGATAAGAAAGTCAAGGAATACAGCGGTGGTAACAAGAGAAAACTCTCCACTGCAGTATCCTTGATTGGGAATCCGTCCGTTGTATATCTTGATGAACCTACAACAGGAATGGATCCAGGAGCTAAGAGACATCTCTGGAATATCGTATGCAAACAACGAGATTCAGGCAAGAGTATTATCCTAACGTCTCACAGTATGGAGGAATGTGAGGCCCTCTGTTCAAGATTGGCCATCATGGTGAATGGTGAATTCAAGTGCCTGGGAAGTACTCAACATCTCAAGAATAAATTCTCCAAGGGATACATCCTAGTTATTCAACTTAAGAGGGACTTTGAAGATAG TTTTTCAGTTTTGGAGGAAGCTAGTGGATCTTCTGCATCTTCTGACATTGACAATCCAGAAGGTGAGATTAGGGAAGCTATTCAGAAGATTAAGGATTACGTTTTGAGGCATTTTACAACCGCGATACTCAG ggAAGCACATCAAGGCAGATTGACGTACTATATTCCCACCACAAATCTCACGTGGTCCACAATGTTTGGTCTCATGGAGAATGCCAAGGAGAACCTCAAAATTGAGAGTTATTCCCTGAGTCAGACGAGCCTGGAGCAGGTATTCCTTTCGTTCACGAAGAAGCAACGCGAAGAGAGTGCCGATTCGAGCTAG
- the LOC129806879 gene encoding phospholipid-transporting ATPase ABCA3 isoform X1: MENTGPRNWSKFSLLMWKNMLLMWRHKFNTILEILLPVLMASLLVVIRSLSEPETYPEPLRYQKLPLDYMEAFRPIKISSEIEELITRFLTANIKSKKFKKYNASDFIDLVDWRLAYSPSPSPMDALMGDVSQFLNVSLTPLDSAESLSDLMQNAPRPRPYAGIVFPDEAVSWGGLPDHLDFTIRFPAELRSRTNADDVLNGNWMTGRLFPEFQSIGPRHRNASNGGIPPGYYQEGFSGLQHAISIKFIERKKTNPNTIIPEIFLQRFPYPAFTRDVLLEVITLIIPFMILASFIIPCMNNVKYITVEKEKQLKEVMKIMGLSNWLHWTAWFCKIMIFLMISITMITILLKVSWYPDTYIAVFTHTQWTILWFYLFIYSIATAMFCFMMSTFFSKANTAAAVAGLIFFIFYVPFTFTEQNYDMLSLAQKMLVSIFHNTAMSFGFLLMMKFEGTMEGLRWSNLFTPVTIDDDFTVGHTMIMMIISSFIYLGIALYVEKVFPGEFGVPSKWYFLFTKKFWMGEESYHGVEDVVTAQNSKFIEPNPVRKHAGIQVKGLRKVFGNKKVALQGLTMSMFDDEITVLLGHNGAGKTTCMSMLTGMFPPTSGTAIINGHDIRMDIEQVRNSLGLCPQHNILFDSLTVREHIVFYSRLKGLDKKEVDAEVKKYVNILELENKINAMAKTLSGGMKRKLSVGMALCGGSKVVLCDEPTSGMDPSARRALWDLLQEEKKGRTILLSTHFMDEADILGDRIGILYDGELKCYGSSFFLKKTFGMGYHLICVKGPYCNTNEITNLLDRYVPGITVENDIGTELSYQLPDSAAKKFQPMLKDLEEHSGKLGIASYGISLTTLDEVFMRVGSDYNASNVENHETNGHTRFLDPNNDSAASLYSRNSHLLNGGPLAINQLRAMFMKKIFYTIRNWILFLLQAIIPLCFLVMSVLIARTFAVNWVLPPKTMSFEPYVNNPVTIVQRNYFVGPDSELAIEIFNQYVGLFEDPPTERTLIQTDQDMELKALEEAERNIVAFNSRNIVGATISGNEIIAWFNNQPLHTVPLSMDVVYNAVLRATCGSQCGITVTNHPIPFTYESRLIILSVGNNMGFQLAVNITFAMAFVASFFIMFYIKERISRAKLLQFVSGVNVYIFWFTSLIWDYFIFLITACLMIATLAAFQEEGWATGPELGRVYLLLAFFGFAVLPIIYLFSFIFKIASSGFTNAAMLGIFTGVAFFNVVFVLRIESLELTHVADGMTWAFLLFPHFALSNGLSNLNVLNTMIPFCNSIPSCNWPSEQCCFPGVPTACCVNGYFDFQDPGIGRDLTYMALVGVIMFVVLLLKETRVLEGIFYRGKKVLMNPIPETEEEGGLLDDDVRVEKERVREMSLTDIEKHNLVLKDMTKYYGKFLAVNQLCVGVESGTCFGLLGVNGAGKTSTFKMLTGDEIISSGEAWVRGISIKSDMKSVHQIIGYCPQFDALLDDLTGRETMQIFCLLRGIPNHQIHGLSVHLARELNFMQHIDKKVKEYSGGNKRKLSTAVSLIGNPSVVYLDEPTTGMDPGAKRHLWNIVCKQRDSGKSIILTSHSMEECEALCSRLAIMVNGEFKCLGSTQHLKNKFSKGYILVIQLKRDFEDRLRQIDHGEQVGHKKIRRGFMKSFSVLEEASGSSASSDIDNPEGEIREAIQKIKDYVLRHFTTAILREAHQGRLTYYIPTTNLTWSTMFGLMENAKENLKIESYSLSQTSLEQVFLSFTKKQREESADSS; encoded by the exons atggAGAATACTGGTCCAAGGAATTGGAGCAAATTCTCTTTGCTCATGTGGAAGAATATGCTTCTGATGTGGCGACATAAATTCAATACCATCCTGGAAATTCTTCTACCTGTTCTTATGGCCTCACTTTTAGTTGTCATTCGAAGTCTGTCTGAACCTGAAACCTATCCTGAACCTTTGAGATATCAGAAACTTCCATTGGACTACATGGAGGCTTTTAG ACCGATTAAAATTAGTTCTGAAATCGAAGAACTCATCACTAGATTTTTAACTGCTAATATCAAATCGAAGAAGTTTAAGAA ATATAATGCAAGCGATTTTATAGATTTGGTAGACTGGAGGTTGGCCTACTCCCCATCTCCCAGCCCTATGGATGCCCTAATGGGTGATGTAAGTCAATTCTTGAATGTTTCACTGACACCGTTGGATAGTGCTGAATCACTGAGTGACCTTATGCAAAATGCACCACGGCCTAGACCCTATGCTGGAATAGTTTTTCCTGATGAAGCAGTTTCATGGGGTGGTTTGCCTGATCATTTGGATTTTACAATACGTTTCCCTGCGGAATTACGTTCAAGAACAAATGCAGATGATGTTTTGAATGGAAATTGGATGACTGGAAGACTTTTTCCAGAATTTCAGTCAATTGGACCAAGACATAGGAATGCTTCGAATGGTGGAATACCACCGGGATACTACCAGGAAGGATTTTCTGGACTTCAACATGCTATATCTATTAAATTCATCGAACGAAAGAAGACCAATCCTAATACGATTATACCTGAAATTTTTCTTCAACGCTTTCCCTATCCAGCTTTTACGAGGGATGTTTTACTTGAAGTGATTACTTTGATCATACCTTTCATGATTTTGGCCAGTTTTATTATTCCCTGCATGAACAACGTCAAGTATATTACGGTTGAAAAGGAGAAACAACTTAAGGAAGTTATGAAAATTATGGGTTTATCCAATTGGCTTCATTGGACGGCGTGGTTCtgcaaaattatgatttttctcATGATATCAATCACAATGATAACGATTTTGTTGAAGGTATCTTGGTATCCAGATACTTATATTGCCGTTTTTACACATACACAATGGACCATTTTATGGTTCTACCTCTTCATTTACAGCATTGCAACTGCAATGTTCTGCTTCATGATGAGTACATTCTTCTCCAAAGCTAATACAGCTGCTGCTGTAGCTGGTCTTATATTCTTCATCTTTTACGTGCCATTCACCTTCACAGAACAAAATTACGATATGCTAAGCTTGGCACAGAAAATGTTAGTATCCATTTTTCACAATACAGCCATGAGCTTTGGCTTCCTCCTGATGATGAAGTTTGAAGGAACAATGGAGGGCTTAAGATGGAGTAATCTCTTCACACCTGTTACCATTGATGATGATTTTACAGTTGGACATACTATGATCATGATGATTATCAGTTCATTTATCTACTTGGGAATTGCACTCTATGTTGAAAAAGTTTTTCCCGGAGAATTTGGAGTTCCTTCAAAGTGGTACTTTCTGTTTACAAAGAAATTCTGGATGGGTGAAGAAAGTTACCATGGTGTTGAAGATGTAGTTACGGCTCAGAATAGCAAGTTCATCGAACCAAATCCAGTACGCAAGCATGCAGGGATTCAGGTGAAGGGCTTGAGGAAGGTGTTTGGGAACAAGAAAGTAGCTCTACAGGGGCTTACAATGAGTATGTTTGATGATGAGATTACAGTTCTGTTGGGACACAATGGAGCTGGAAAAACGACATGTATGTCAATGTTAACTGGAATGTTCCCACCAACATCGGGTACTGCTATTATTAATGGTCATGATATTCGAATGGATATCGAACAAGTTAGAAATTCTCTAGGTCTCTGTCCTCAACATAATATTCTCTTCGATAGCCTAACCGTGAGGGAACACATTGTATTTTACAGTCGTTTGAAGGGTTTGGATAAGAAGGAAGTTGATGCCGAAGTGAAGAAATATGTGAATATCTtggaattagaaaataaaataaatgcaatGGCCAAAACTCTCTCAGGTGGTATGAAACGAAAATTATCAGTCGGAATGGCCCTGTGTGGAGGGTCAAAGGTGGTACTTTGTGATGAACCTACCTCCGGAATGGATCCGTCTGCTCGAAGAGCCCTTTGGGATCTACTGCAAGAGGAAAAGAAAGGACGTACAATTCTTCTGTCGACGCATTTTATGGATGAAGCTGACATCCTAGGTGACCGTATTGGTATTCTCTACGATGGAGAACTCAAGTGCTACGGATCGTCATTCTTCCTGAAGAAGACTTTCGGAATGGGATATCATTTG ATCTGCGTCAAGGGTCCTTACTGCAACACTAATGAAATCACAAATCTCTTAGATCGCTATGTCCCAGGAATTACAGTTGAAAACGATATTGGTACAGAATTATCCTATCAATTGCCAGATAGTGCAGCCAAAAAGTTTCAGCCTATGCTTAAGGATTTGGAAGAACATTCAGGAAAACTTGGTATTGCAAGCTATGGTATTTCGCTGACGACGCTCGATGAGGTATTCATGAGGGTCGGATCAGACTATAATGCTTCAAATGTGGAGAATCATGAAACCAATGGGCATACGCGTTTTCTGGATCCTAATAATGATTCTGCAGCTTCATTGTATTCTCGCAATAGTCATCTACTTAATGGAGGGCCATTGGCTATCAATCAATTGCGTGCAATGTTCATGAAGAAGATCTTTTATACAATTCGCAACTGGATACTTTTTCTGCTTCAGGCTATCATTCCTCTTTGTTTTCTCGTAATGAGTGTCCTTATTGCAAGGACATTTGCAGTGAATTGGGTTTTGCCACCAAAAACCATGTCCTTTGAACCTTATGTTAACAATCCGGTAACGATAGTACAACGTAATTATTTTGTAGGACCTGACTCGGAGTTAGCAATTGAGATCTTCAATCAATATGTGGGATTGTTTGAAGATCCTCCAACTGAAAGAACGCTTATTCAAACAGATCAAGATATGGAACTTAAAGCCTTGGAAGAGGCAGAGCGAAATATTGTGGCTTTCAACAGTAGAAACATAGTTGGAGCAACAATATCAGGCAACGAAATTATTGCATGGTTCAACAATCAACCTCTACATACGGTACCACTTAGCATGGATGTAGTCTACAATGCTGTGCTGAGAGCAACCTGTGGTTCACAATGTGGAATTACTGTTACAAATCATCCAATTCCCTTCACATACGAATCTAGATTGATTATCCTGAGTGTTGGAAATAACATGGGTTTCCAATTGGCCGTCAATATTACCTTTGCAATGGCTTTCGTTGCGAGCTTCTTCATTATGTTCTATATCAAGGAACGCATATCTCGGGCTAAACTTCTACAGTTTGTATCTGGTGTAAATGTCTACATATTCTGGTTCACTTCCCTAATCTGGGATTACTTTATATTTCTGATAACGGCCTGTTTGATGATAGCTACGCTTGCAGCCTTCCAGGAAGAAGGTTGGGCCACAGGTCCTGAACTAGGACGAGTGTATCTCCTGTTGGCATTCTTTGGATTTGCTGTATTACCAATAATTTACCTCTTCTCATTCATCTTCAAGATAGCCTCTTCGGGTTTTACAAATGCAGCCATGTTGGGTATCTTCACAGGAGTAGCCTTCTTCAATGTTGTATTTGTACTCCGAATCGAATCACTTGAACTAACTCACGTTGCTGACGGAATGACCTGGGCCTTTCTACTATTTCCCCATTTTGCCCTCTCAAATGGACTTAGCAACCTCAATGTCCTAAATACAATGATTCCATTCTGCAATTCAATACCATCTTGCAACTGGCCTTCTGAACAATGTTGTTTCCCAGGAGTACCTACAGCTTGCTGCGTCAATGGATACTTTGACTTTCAAGATCCGGGAATTGGCAGAGATCTCACCTACATGGCTTTAGTGGGTGTTATAATGTTCGTGGTCTTACTGCTGAAAGAGACTAGGGTTTTAGAAGGAATATTTTATCGTGGGAAGAAAGTCCTTATGAATCCAATTCCCGAAACTGAAGAGGAAGGAGGTTTGCTGGATGATGATGTGCGAGTTGAAAAGGAACGTGTTAGAGAAATGAGCCTTACTGATATAGAGAAACACAATCTCGTCTTGAAAGATATGACCAAGTATTACGGGAAATTCTTGGCTGTTAACCAGTTATGCGTGGGCGTAGAATC GGGCACATGCTTCGGACTTCTTGGAGTCAACGGTGCAGGAAAGACCTCAACTTTCAAGATGCTAACTGGGGATGAGATTATATCTTCTGGGGAAGCTTGGGTGCGAGGAATCAGTATTAAAAGTGACATGAAATCCGTCCATCAAATTATCGGCTACTGTCCGCAGTTCGATGCACTCCTTGATGATCTAACTGGTCGAGAGACAATGCAGATATTCTGCCTTTTGAGAGGAATTCCAAATCATCAGATACATGGACTCAGTGTTCATCTGGCTAGGGAGCTAAACTTCATGCAACACATAGATAAGAAAGTCAAGGAATACAGCGGTGGTAACAAGAGAAAACTCTCCACTGCAGTATCCTTGATTGGGAATCCGTCCGTTGTATATCTTGATGAACCTACAACAGGAATGGATCCAGGAGCTAAGAGACATCTCTGGAATATCGTATGCAAACAACGAGATTCAGGCAAGAGTATTATCCTAACGTCTCACAGTATGGAGGAATGTGAGGCCCTCTGTTCAAGATTGGCCATCATGGTGAATGGTGAATTCAAGTGCCTGGGAAGTACTCAACATCTCAAGAATAAATTCTCCAAGGGATACATCCTAGTTATTCAACTTAAGAGGGACTTTGAAGATAG ATTGCGACAAATTGACCATGGTGAACAGGTtggacataaaaaaatccgaaGAGGATTTATGAAAAG TTTTTCAGTTTTGGAGGAAGCTAGTGGATCTTCTGCATCTTCTGACATTGACAATCCAGAAGGTGAGATTAGGGAAGCTATTCAGAAGATTAAGGATTACGTTTTGAGGCATTTTACAACCGCGATACTCAG ggAAGCACATCAAGGCAGATTGACGTACTATATTCCCACCACAAATCTCACGTGGTCCACAATGTTTGGTCTCATGGAGAATGCCAAGGAGAACCTCAAAATTGAGAGTTATTCCCTGAGTCAGACGAGCCTGGAGCAGGTATTCCTTTCGTTCACGAAGAAGCAACGCGAAGAGAGTGCCGATTCGAGCTAG